A window of Zonotrichia leucophrys gambelii isolate GWCS_2022_RI chromosome 6, RI_Zleu_2.0, whole genome shotgun sequence genomic DNA:
ttttcaattattttagTCCCAATATGTGTTCAGAGCTGTATTGTACGTTAGAGCAATTTCTGAGCTACAGTAGGACAGTCACAGATCtaagcagcatttttaaaaaccacacTGTCATTATCCTGAGACACTGTTTGTCCTTCTCTGAGAGAGGGTGTCTCAGacctgcagctcacagctctTGGGGGCTGCTGTTGCTCTTGTGCCATCTTGATGAAAGTGCTAGGGGAAAATTCTTCAcctcttttgtatttttctcttaagCATTCTAAGTTTGTAGGTACGTggtgggcttttttgtttgtgagCTTTCCAGCATTGGCCTGGATTTCATTAGCTGCCAGACACAACCAAACTGAAGGGCTCTGGTCAAACCCTTGAATTGCAGTGCTCTAATGCCTGATGAGAGTAATGCTTGTAGGTTTTCAATTTTAGTGCTGAAACAAACTCACAGCTTGATGTGAGTCCTTGACTACTCAGatgcaattttaatttaaaaattcctgtAAAAATGGTAGGAAAACATAAAGTTGTTTTTGAATTTATTATGAGTGTATTCTCTGTTGCTCCTGCAACTCACTAAGACTTGGAGCTTGTTGACCTTAAAAATCTTGAGTTTCTAGGCCTTCATTCAAGGTTTGTTCTATAAATCAAGGTTAGACTTGAAAGCAAGaaatctgtgctgcttttccacctTTAGTGTCTCTAAAATAGCAGGAAAGTattgtgcagattttttttttagattgaAGTGTTTGCATGAAGAGTGTTTTAGCATAGAGAGCAAAAGGcttttttacaaaacaaaaaagcaatgattatgtttttatatttaacAGAGAGGCTTGTGGTGCTGTGTAGTACAGTGGGACTAAAGTAGAAGAAATGCAGTCTGAATATTCTAGCATCTGGAATTCACTGCATTGGTTCTGCATTTCTAGAATATGTCAATGTTTTTCACAGAGGTTCCTAAACTTTATTGTTCACTTGTTTTCCTTGGGCACAGTTGCTTTGTATGTATGAAGGTAAACACAGATTAATAAGAGATCAATTAACAATTTTAAGTGTAGCAAGTAACTTGGTAAGACTATCTTctattttgtttcattaaatatttcttatgtTATTTCTGAATTTAACAGAGTTATGCCACCAGAGCAAGAATGGGCTCAAGGCGTGGAAAACTTGGCCAGGATGTGAAAGATGCAGCATTTGAGCCATCTGCAGAAGCTGCACTTAAAGGTAGAGGAGCTCTGCTTTAAATACTGAGAATCTTTCAACATGAACTTAAAACTTCCTCAAAGGAATATGTTTTTCACTACTGAAACAGGTAGTGAACTGACTTGAAATGCAGTGAAGCTTTTAGAAGAAGGGGTAAAGTGGAGCAGCTATTGCAGATAGATCAAAATTCACATGAGGATGTTGTTAACTGTCCAAGAAAAGCATTAATGAGAGTGTGTGTTTGTATTTCTTTGCCCAGCTGATCGCCTGGGGAAGTTCAttgtggctggaggggctgctgtTGGCCTGGGAGCCCTGTGCTACTATGGAATGGGCTTGTCCAGTGAGACTGGGGCTATCGAAAGGGCTGCGTAAGTAACGTGCTTTATTTCCCTCTCCAGGGCAGCAAACCTCCTCTGTAGCTGCTGTCACCCAGTGCACTCTCAGGCTTTTCTATGCTCTGAAGAGTAAACCCCCACCTGTGTCTCTGCAGGTTTTTAAAGCAAAGTTAGAATTATTCAGCCTTAAACGGATAGTAGTTACCTGAGTGAGTTTGTTTTGCTAAATCTAATGTGAAGAGTGTATAAACTTGTCTTATGAGGTGTGCTCCAGATAACTTAGGGAGTGTGGTCTTCTGAAAAGCATTGCTAAGACCAGTTTCCCTGCTATTCTTATGAGACTGTTCATGCAACTTTAATAGAGTTGTTAAAAAGTCTCCATTAAACACAGTATCTTGCCATAAGCTTTTATATAATAAGCATATTCTTAAAACTTAAGTGAATTGCTTCTTGGTCAGAAAAACCCCTGGCTAATGGCAAAACTGTATAGTTACCACTTGCAAGATGGGTAGTAATAAGCATGGGCTTGGGAGAAGTGTGTTGGggatattttgctttattttgcagtTGGAAATGGCAGTCAGCGTTTATAATGAACGTGTGCCATTTGTGTCTATGAGAAGCTTGTTATAGATCTATGTCTAGTTTTTTTCTGCACAAGTCTTGATTAACAGGTCAAAAGagtgaaatgggaaaaaatatgtgCACTGTGTTCAAATTTAGTGTTAGCAGggaaagttttctttctgtagtGTGAGCAAATGATACTGCAGAAACTCACTCATGTCCAGGTCTGTTGCTATTGTTAGAGCCCTCATAATGACGTTTCTGTCCTGTGGTGTCAGATAACCATGTGCACTATGACTCAGCAatctgggagctgctcagcaggctgagcagtgccagtACACATTCTGTAGACCTTTTACCTGAAACCAGTTTGTTATATACACATccccctcttttattttttctgtggttAAAAGCATTCATTACTCTGTTTTCTGTGCACGCTTCCTGCTTAGGATTGAATTATAGTTAGTATTATTTgtaattttcagtgtttctacTGAGTTAATATTAGATTAAATCAGCAAGACTGACAAGTTCAGTCCCCACTGTAAAGTAAACTCATGGCAGAAGTTGCTAGACCTCATCATTATAATGAAACCTCCTTTATATCCATGGCTATGAATGCACTTAACAGCCTGGTTGTGTTTTTAGCTGCTCTCTGTTGTGAACCTGCTaactgcacagctctgtgtggttGCTTCCTTTGCAGTATTTGGCCACAGTATGTGAAGGACAGGATTCACGCCACGTACATGTACTTTGCGGGCAGCATTGGCATGACAGCTCTGTCTGCTGTAGCAGTGAGCAGAACTCCTGCAATCATGAACCTCATGACAAAGGGCTCCTGGCTGGTAAGCtttgttataaaaataaaagtatttgcTGAGGAATGCCACCAAATGATGGTtgatattaaaaaatccaagaaatgTAACTACTTGGTAGAAAGTAAGGGAAAACTTAACCGACATTAGTGTCCTTATCCATAGACTATTCAGGTATCCTGATGATACTTTATGATGTAAGATTTGGTGATTGTAGTCACATTCTGACATGTGTTTTGTATACTGATAGTTTGCCAAAGATAAATTACATGAGTAAAAACCACTATGCTACCCTAACTAGCTGTATATGTGCAAGTAAGAACCTCTTAGAAATAGCTGCCTAAAGTAGCTAATGGCACAGTTTCTGTTGCTGTCTGTAAATAGAGACTGAGGTCCCTGTGCATTCTTACTCTGCCCTGTGGCACTTTTAAAGCTGTCTGTGTTTGCCAAGGCTGAAACAATATGGTAGGCTTAGTATGTATTCAGTGTGTTACGTGAAGTGAAACAGTAACAGTTAAATGCCAACACTTACATAAGTTAGGGAGGTGAATTTGATAAAGCATCATTGGTGATAAAAGTTGTACACTTCTGACCAGTTTGGTAGATGTTGAATGATTCTGCTTGGAATCATGAGTAAGAAGAGGCACCAAGGTTAAAACATCATTGGTAGCAAAAGCCAGTAAATTAGGTGTTGGTTTTAGATAGGGAAATgtacaagaaaagaaggaaggctAACACATTTCAGGTACCTTCATGAGTGTGAGGGGCAGAACCATGGATTTTCCCTTTCTTACTTTACACAGGCAAGAGAGTTGCCAACTTCATTGTTAAATTTGGGTTTCTGGAAAACTgagtaaaataaatgaaaattaatgcaAGCTAAGATCTGCAAAGATTTGACTGTAACCTTTTAGGAGTAGAATCGATGAATATTCCCTCCAGTTGTGAATTAGGTTGCTGGTTTCAGAATCAGTGTTGCCTTTTAGACTAGGAGATTAGAACAGAGATCATATGTCCATATGCTAACTTGAGCTCTGTAATGCTGTTTCTTCAGGCAATTGGTGCAACTTTTGCAGCCATGATTGGTGCTGGAATGTTGGTCAGGACCATATCCTATGAAAATAATCTCGTAGCTAAACATGCAGCGTGGATGCTGCATTCAGGTATGTGGTTTCAGTGTTTGTTGTAGAGATGTCTGTGCTTCAGTGTGACCAAATGCTTACTTTAATAAAATTCTGGctttaaagtaaatttttatATACTGCTGTAGGGGAATCAAGGTTTTTCAGAGATCAGAGACAATTCCTGAATGTCAGGGAAAGACGTCTTAAGTGTCCTTAACAGAATTCTAGTTTTTCCATAGTCTTCTAAAAGTCATGCTCAAGTTAAACTAGGTTAAACTTAAAGTACAAACACTCCACACTGAAAATGGAACTAGATGGTTTCATGGCTACTTTGGTTTTGTCACTGCTTTCTAACACTACCACTTCTCCGAGTGCTCTTGCCTACAGTAACCATTCTTGGAGGCATTTGAAacctgactttaaaaaaaaagattttagtATTAGTTTACTTTTGATCTGTACTCATGAGATCTGTACCTAATGAGATATTAATGGGCTAGATACTAGATAGACATTTCCTACAAGCCTCTagcaaaaaaaatctgacttaCTTGCCTAATTGTTGTATCAGAAATCTGTCCTACTTTTAAGTGTTGCATGCTCCTAATGTTATTATGTAGTTGATAAGTCCCTGCTAAATATCTCTTCTTACCAGTTGTTATGAACCGATCAGTATGTTGACTTTCGTTAGTCTTTCTTCCCCAATGCAAGGTTCCTGAAGTGTTCTAGTGCTAAATAAAAGTGCATAATGGAGTTTAAGGTTGCCAATTTATTGTGCTTTCTTCTAGATAAGAGCACAATGAAGTGCATTGGTGTTTTGTAGTGTGTGTATTACTTGGAGTCATGCCATCTGGCTGGAGATGAAAATCAAGTGGGTTTGGCGTGTGGTGTTCCAAGCGTTACATgtgttctgttttgctttgcctaGGTGTCATGGGTGCAGTCGTTGCTCCTCTGGCCTTCCTTGGTGGTCCTCTGCTCATCAGAGCTGCCTGGTACACTGCTGGAATTGTTGGGGGGCTCTCAACTGTGGCCATATGTGCTCCAAGTGAAAAATTCCTGAACATGGGAGCACCCCTTGGCATAGGCTTAGGTTTTGTTATTGCTTCTTCTATCGGTAAGATACTGTTTCAATTCTTTCATATAAAGTGGTTTATGAACTTAAGCTACTGTGGTGCAGCTCACAGTTGCAGGCTGGTCTGCTCAGTGAAGATTTGCCTTAAATATAGTCCTTGCAActccaaaacagcaaaaaatgttCTGTCATATTTGTTCTTGAAAAGGAACATGAAGTTGTGGTTCTGGCAGATGTTAATCTGGCAAACAACTGATAGGGGTGCCTTATGTTTTAGATACTGCCAGTGAGTAGAGAAGGCAGTAAATGTGATCTTAGTTCTCAAGCCACTTGTTTTCCTTCATGTGTTTTAGTCATTGTTGTAGTCATAGGTACTTTCACCTGAACAAAAACGCACACAGTTCCCTGGGGTGTTCAAAATGAACAGGTCGGGTTGTGTATGTGACATCTTCAGTGTGCATGCTAAAGCTCTTGCGTGCTAAAGCTAAACACACACCACAAACTGAGAATTTAATTGAATGCTTACTGGACAATGTGTGCTCCAGTGAGTGGAGTTGGAGCTaacccagagcagcaggcaaTGATGTTTACCACCTctgtccctggctctgcaggatccATGTTCCTGCCTCCCACCTCTGCCTTTGGCGCCGGGCTGTACTCGGTGGCGGTCTATGGCGGGCTGGTGCTGTTCAGCATGTTCCTGCTCTATGACACACAGCTGGTGATCAAACGGGCCGAGACTCTGCCCTTCTACGGTGTCGTCAGATACGACCCCATCAACGCGTAAGTGTTCTCTGctaccacagctgctctgggcctggGTAAGAGTTTGCCTCAAGTTACATTGAAGCATGCTTTGAAAATAGCCTTTTAAAAGTGTATTGCTGTTCAATGTGAAGTATCACAGAGTTTGAAAACAACGGTGACAAAATAGCTGCTGAAGTTAAAACTGAAATCATTGTGAGAAACAGAATTGAGCGTGTGATGTCACATGCCTCCAGCAATGCattctaaaatgtattttggttttctaaaGCATTGCTGGCAGAATTTATACCTGCTTTCTGAAAATAACTGTCAGTATCagttgagaggaaaaaaagttaatcTTCCCGTAgtcatttaatatttattagtCTTTGTCACTAAATAGAAAAGCCGCAGTGGTGTCATAGGGAAGGAAGAATTGACTCTTCAGTAAAGACCAAGTCTGACTAACAAGTAACTTTCTTGTAAATGTCTGTCTGATCCTAGGTGAATTCTTACTTCCTTTGGTTCTGTTTTATTCTAATTAAAGCAGAGTAATACTGATCTTCTTGAAAATTCTTGGAGATAAGCAGATTAAAGTTCAGTATAAAAGCAGAGGCTCCTGTATGAGAGCAGGATACTGTCTGTTAGGATTTCTGTAAATAGTTCTTGCTGGCAGAGATGGTAGAACAAAACACAGGTGTTCTTTGACATACAAAGCACTGAGGGCAGTCATAGCTGGGTTTTGTAAAGATAGTTCATGCAGGCTCCTAAAATTAAGTATAATGGTGGGAAACAGCAAATAATTCTGTGTCTGTTCAACAGCAGTAACTGTAATTTCTTGTTTCCTAGATGCCTGGGTATCTACACTGATACGCTGAACATCTTCATTCGGGTGGCCACCATGCTTGCAGGTGGTGGAACTGGCAGGAAAAAGTAAACAGAGACTCAACTTTGCAACTGTCGGACAGACTACCTAGTGCACATATTAAATAAACATTCATGATTAAAGCAGTAAT
This region includes:
- the GHITM gene encoding growth hormone-inducible transmembrane protein, translating into MLAARLVCLRALPCQTIRPTITQASPALRSSSIKAYRLWQPSQSYATRARMGSRRGKLGQDVKDAAFEPSAEAALKADRLGKFIVAGGAAVGLGALCYYGMGLSSETGAIERAAIWPQYVKDRIHATYMYFAGSIGMTALSAVAVSRTPAIMNLMTKGSWLAIGATFAAMIGAGMLVRTISYENNLVAKHAAWMLHSGVMGAVVAPLAFLGGPLLIRAAWYTAGIVGGLSTVAICAPSEKFLNMGAPLGIGLGFVIASSIGSMFLPPTSAFGAGLYSVAVYGGLVLFSMFLLYDTQLVIKRAETLPFYGVVRYDPINACLGIYTDTLNIFIRVATMLAGGGTGRKK